A region of Candidatus Binatia bacterium DNA encodes the following proteins:
- a CDS encoding DNA mismatch repair protein MutS, translating to MEDPAAIYAERLAQRQATAAVLSGRERAISRARLATFVAAVGLAWIVLDAHWVSAGWLAVPVVVFVGLVVLHENVIRARQRAQRAAGFYERGVARLAGRWAGTGATGEGFADAAHPYAGDLDVFGHGSLFDLLCTARTRAGEERLANWLLAPALPNVVRARHAAVTELRPRLDLREDLAVLGSDVRVGVEPEALTAWGTAPSMLPVRWARPAALAAVTLTVLALLAWQSGSTGPLPFGVALAAEGTLGLALRRRVQRVIRAVERPTRDLALLTELLARLERESFAAPRLVELRCQLDVDGEPPSRQIARLRRRVDLLDARRNQFFAAIGPLLLWSTQCALAIEAWREKSGPAIGDWLAAIGELEALGALAAYSAEHPDDPFPEVLESGRCFHGEAVGHPLLPESVGVRNDVRLDHEVQLFIVSGSNMSGKSTLLRTVGTNTVLALAGAPVRARRLTVSPLAVGASMRVVDSLQAGASHFYAEITRLRYLLDLTAGTVPVLFLLDEILHGTNSHDRRIGAEAVVRELVARGAIGLVTTHDLALARIAEALAPHAVNVHFQDHLEDGRMVFDYRMQPGVVTKSNALGLMRAVGLRV from the coding sequence ATGGAAGATCCGGCCGCGATTTACGCTGAACGTCTGGCCCAGCGGCAGGCCACCGCCGCCGTTTTGAGCGGGCGTGAACGGGCTATCTCGCGGGCCCGGCTGGCGACGTTTGTGGCGGCGGTGGGGTTGGCCTGGATCGTTCTGGATGCGCACTGGGTGTCGGCGGGGTGGCTGGCGGTACCAGTCGTCGTTTTCGTCGGCCTCGTCGTGCTGCACGAGAACGTTATCCGGGCCCGGCAGCGTGCGCAGCGGGCTGCCGGGTTTTACGAGCGGGGCGTGGCGCGGCTTGCGGGTCGTTGGGCGGGGACGGGTGCGACCGGCGAGGGGTTCGCGGATGCGGCGCACCCTTATGCCGGCGACCTCGACGTGTTCGGTCACGGCTCGCTCTTCGATCTCCTGTGTACGGCACGCACGCGCGCCGGCGAGGAACGGCTGGCGAATTGGCTGCTCGCCCCGGCCCTGCCGAACGTCGTGCGGGCGCGTCACGCGGCGGTGACGGAGCTGCGACCACGGCTCGACTTGCGCGAGGACCTCGCGGTGCTCGGCAGCGACGTGCGTGTCGGCGTCGAACCCGAGGCCCTGACCGCGTGGGGAACGGCGCCGTCGATGTTGCCGGTGCGGTGGGCGCGCCCGGCGGCTCTGGCCGCGGTGACACTGACGGTTCTCGCTCTGCTGGCGTGGCAGAGCGGTTCGACGGGTCCGTTGCCGTTCGGCGTGGCGTTGGCCGCCGAGGGTACGCTTGGCCTGGCGCTGCGGCGACGCGTGCAGCGGGTCATCCGCGCGGTGGAACGACCGACGCGCGATCTGGCGCTGCTGACCGAGTTGCTGGCGCGTCTCGAGCGGGAAAGCTTTGCCGCGCCGCGGTTGGTCGAGCTGCGTTGTCAGCTCGACGTCGACGGCGAGCCGCCGTCACGACAGATTGCGCGTCTGCGCCGCCGCGTCGACCTGCTCGACGCGCGCCGCAACCAGTTCTTTGCCGCGATCGGGCCGCTCCTGCTCTGGAGCACGCAGTGCGCGCTGGCGATCGAGGCGTGGCGGGAGAAGTCGGGTCCGGCGATCGGAGACTGGCTGGCAGCGATCGGGGAGCTGGAAGCGCTGGGTGCGCTGGCGGCCTACAGCGCCGAGCATCCCGACGATCCCTTTCCCGAAGTGCTCGAATCCGGGCGGTGCTTTCATGGCGAGGCCGTGGGGCACCCGTTGCTGCCCGAGTCGGTCGGTGTCCGTAACGACGTCCGCCTCGATCACGAGGTGCAGCTCTTCATCGTCAGCGGGTCTAACATGTCCGGTAAGAGCACGTTGCTGCGGACGGTCGGGACGAACACAGTGCTGGCCCTGGCTGGGGCGCCGGTGCGGGCCCGGCGTCTGACCGTCTCGCCGCTTGCGGTGGGCGCGTCGATGCGGGTGGTCGATTCGTTGCAGGCAGGAGCGTCGCACTTTTACGCCGAGATCACCCGGTTGCGCTATTTGCTGGACCTGACCGCCGGGACGGTGCCGGTGCTATTCCTGCTCGACGAAATCCTGCACGGTACGAACTCGCACGATCGGCGCATCGGGGCCGAGGCGGTCGTGCGCGAGTTGGTGGCGCGCGGGGCGATCGGTCTGGTGACGACCCACGACCTGGCGCTGGCGCGCATCGCCGAAGCGCTCGCGCCGCACGCCGTCAACGTCCATTTTCAGGATCACCTCGAGGACGGAAGGATGGTGTTCGACTACCGCATGCAGCCGGGGGTCGTAACGAAGAGCAACGCCCTCGGCTTGATGCGCGCGGTAGGGTTGCGCGTGTGA
- a CDS encoding DUF11 domain-containing protein, with amino-acid sequence MRAFCSRLVAVYAVVALGVVGLVPCHAAAAGETLALGSGIALRLAADWSSGPARYSNAHDIFNVPAGTAPTAVTPRLIVSVEDRLTAEDAVRRLQSIAAESTTTAAVLAVCGWPGLERKYLVPVERPGRDEATAGSELSLRVTTAVAVDRYVVRLQGAVPAGMPDETADAMLAVGRGLECPVPADPAAVDRALELLRQPVAPRALAPRRAQAAAAAVTEDSAASSPGVAQQLQTGVGEIEVAVSQDGQNIVMAANSGFSTSTDGGVTFSFRGGTPNPPGFFSRNGDPSLGVGQSGAFYYAFIGFPQGAGGAATQCSTTVGRSTDGGMNFTTFSNATLCDNAGTTCFPDQEHIAADRVNAAVGGDMVYSTWRNFSGGNCNATAGPVIPTLVCSRDSGATWPSAALVGGGAGDFPRVTVGQDGFVYVVYRSGGNVMLDKFSACNAATPLQLQAGFPATVSAVTDVVCPVPGLDRCNNGNLLSSHTVAVDDTNANHVYVAFANDTGGGNADVMVTDSTTGGTNGSWSAPVRVNANVTGVRFMPWVCSVGGAARVSWYDRRAAVGGVSNDLTDYYCGSATGSGAGLAAGVETNLTNNPDPQCASGWPCAPRATGDSDNCTVQPQLAGVCCQVALSGSTCPAGQGSGNRCDFSAGGCPAGEACQTGGGCPKYGDYSGNACAAGRIYNAWSSATAPAGLPAPGGLAIFYDYKLANTAGVDLSIAKTDAPDPVIAGTNLIYTITATNNDTIPALQVQVDDNVPAGTTFVSLTAPAGFSCTTPPVGGVGLVSCARNFTPPGDVMVFTLEVAVPASTPDGTLLSNTATVVSADPNPNPNDSATATTTVITRADLAITKAGTPDPVLPGGNLFYTIDVVNNGPSDAQNVVVTQNLPPETTFVAVSAPAGWNCVTPPVGQTGTVTCTLPTLPVNGTATFIICVRVSPLVAPGQSFGCDVTVTSATVDPNPDNNSADVQTEPFLPIPTARSAGVVALAVALAGVGIGYMRRRRPSK; translated from the coding sequence ATGCGCGCATTTTGCTCACGTCTCGTAGCTGTCTATGCGGTCGTTGCACTGGGTGTAGTCGGGCTGGTTCCGTGCCACGCCGCCGCCGCTGGGGAGACGCTGGCCCTGGGTTCCGGGATAGCGTTACGGCTTGCGGCGGATTGGTCATCGGGCCCGGCCCGCTACTCGAATGCCCATGACATCTTCAACGTTCCCGCCGGCACCGCGCCGACCGCCGTCACGCCGCGGCTGATCGTCAGTGTGGAAGATCGACTGACCGCCGAGGACGCGGTGCGGCGGCTCCAGTCCATCGCGGCCGAGAGCACGACGACGGCGGCGGTGCTGGCGGTGTGCGGTTGGCCGGGATTGGAAAGAAAGTACCTGGTGCCCGTGGAACGGCCGGGCCGCGACGAAGCGACGGCCGGATCCGAGCTGTCGCTCCGGGTGACGACGGCAGTGGCCGTCGACCGGTATGTGGTGAGGCTGCAGGGCGCCGTGCCGGCAGGTATGCCGGACGAGACGGCCGACGCGATGCTGGCCGTCGGTCGTGGTCTGGAGTGCCCGGTTCCCGCGGATCCGGCGGCGGTCGATCGGGCGCTCGAACTGTTGCGCCAGCCGGTGGCCCCGCGAGCGCTCGCGCCGCGCCGCGCGCAAGCGGCGGCAGCGGCGGTCACAGAGGACAGTGCCGCGTCATCGCCGGGCGTAGCGCAACAGCTTCAGACGGGCGTGGGCGAAATCGAGGTCGCCGTTTCGCAGGACGGGCAGAATATCGTGATGGCGGCGAACAGCGGCTTCTCGACGTCTACCGACGGTGGGGTCACGTTCTCGTTCCGCGGCGGCACGCCAAACCCGCCGGGGTTCTTCTCGAGGAACGGCGACCCGTCGCTCGGCGTGGGCCAGAGCGGGGCCTTTTATTACGCGTTTATCGGGTTTCCGCAGGGGGCCGGCGGGGCCGCAACGCAGTGTTCGACGACCGTCGGTCGGTCCACCGATGGCGGCATGAACTTCACGACGTTTTCGAACGCCACCCTGTGCGACAACGCCGGTACGACCTGCTTTCCCGATCAGGAACACATCGCCGCCGATCGGGTGAACGCTGCGGTCGGCGGCGACATGGTGTACTCCACGTGGCGTAACTTCAGCGGCGGGAACTGCAACGCCACTGCCGGGCCGGTGATCCCGACGTTGGTGTGCTCGCGAGACAGCGGCGCGACCTGGCCGTCGGCCGCGCTGGTCGGCGGCGGCGCCGGCGATTTCCCGCGCGTCACCGTCGGACAGGACGGCTTTGTGTACGTGGTCTATCGCAGCGGCGGAAACGTCATGCTCGACAAGTTCAGCGCCTGTAACGCCGCGACCCCGCTTCAGCTCCAGGCCGGATTTCCGGCCACTGTCAGTGCGGTGACCGACGTCGTTTGCCCGGTGCCGGGGCTTGACCGGTGCAACAACGGGAACCTGCTCTCGAGTCATACCGTGGCCGTGGACGACACCAACGCCAATCACGTGTACGTGGCGTTTGCGAACGATACGGGCGGCGGTAACGCGGACGTGATGGTCACCGATTCGACTACCGGTGGGACTAACGGTTCGTGGTCCGCGCCCGTACGCGTCAACGCGAACGTCACCGGCGTGCGCTTCATGCCCTGGGTGTGCAGCGTCGGCGGGGCGGCGCGCGTGTCGTGGTACGACCGGCGTGCGGCCGTGGGCGGCGTCAGTAACGATCTGACGGACTACTACTGCGGCAGCGCGACTGGCTCCGGCGCCGGCCTTGCAGCCGGGGTCGAGACGAACCTGACCAACAACCCCGATCCGCAGTGTGCCTCCGGGTGGCCGTGCGCACCGCGGGCGACGGGCGACTCGGACAACTGCACCGTCCAACCGCAATTGGCGGGGGTGTGCTGCCAGGTGGCGCTGTCCGGGAGCACGTGTCCGGCCGGCCAGGGCTCGGGTAACCGGTGCGACTTCTCGGCCGGCGGATGCCCGGCCGGTGAGGCCTGCCAGACCGGCGGCGGCTGCCCGAAGTATGGCGATTACAGCGGCAACGCCTGTGCGGCCGGGCGCATTTACAACGCCTGGTCCTCCGCCACGGCGCCGGCCGGTCTGCCCGCGCCTGGCGGCCTGGCCATCTTCTACGACTATAAGCTGGCCAATACTGCGGGTGTCGATCTGTCGATCGCCAAGACCGACGCGCCCGACCCGGTCATCGCCGGCACCAACCTGATTTACACGATCACCGCGACCAACAACGACACCATCCCGGCTCTGCAGGTGCAGGTCGACGACAACGTACCCGCCGGAACGACGTTCGTGTCGCTCACGGCGCCGGCCGGCTTTTCGTGCACGACGCCGCCGGTGGGTGGCGTCGGACTCGTGTCGTGCGCGCGGAACTTCACACCGCCGGGCGACGTGATGGTGTTCACGCTCGAAGTTGCGGTCCCGGCGAGCACGCCGGATGGTACGCTCCTCTCGAACACCGCCACCGTTGTCAGTGCTGACCCCAACCCGAACCCGAACGACTCGGCGACGGCGACGACCACGGTCATTACCCGCGCCGATCTGGCGATAACCAAGGCGGGAACGCCGGACCCGGTCCTGCCGGGCGGCAACTTGTTCTACACGATCGACGTGGTGAACAACGGCCCGAGCGACGCGCAGAACGTGGTGGTCACGCAGAACCTGCCGCCCGAGACGACCTTTGTTGCGGTGTCGGCGCCGGCGGGATGGAACTGCGTGACGCCGCCGGTGGGACAGACCGGCACGGTGACCTGTACGCTGCCGACGCTGCCCGTGAACGGGACGGCGACCTTTATCATCTGCGTGCGGGTGAGTCCCCTGGTTGCGCCGGGGCAATCGTTCGGTTGCGACGTGACGGTGACGAGCGCGACCGTGGATCCCAATCCGGATAACAACAGCGCCGACGTGCAGACGGAGCCTTTCTTGCCGATTCCGACCGCACGGTCGGCCGGTGTGGTCGCACTTGCCGTGGCCCTCGCGGGGGTCGGCATCGGCTACATGCGCCGGCGGCGACCATCGAAATGA
- a CDS encoding exo-alpha-sialidase, which translates to MQKATTTGGGSAVTGTAALRRARNLALAAAVAGGLLAPAYAYAADPVPTHGVGEAWGPEVQVTASGLRSAGSVGRKIAADSTGRLHLVWADQQGSWYRILYAHSDDGGATWSEGVDIGGNETNRLPALGGNLAVGPDDTVHVAWNDRRLGGTSRIFYRRSCDRGDTWTDEPNDVSGAADADPAAPSLSVDLQGRVHVAWHHGNPDQTTPKAQVYYARSTDGGETFSEPMRLSTVTTEHAAWPRFSVDGTSGEVVAVVWRDQRRRPDWDVYLAVSSDGGETFVERAAIATDARDWDPDVLVDPLGPLHLTWTVFDTASGAPPSVRYARSPDLGVTWEAETTVSEARSKLSSWASDPWRGVLWLWWKDERDALPPPSDDIRSDVALRYSLDGGTTWSPLEFATDAGAVEARFPGMGVGPDGSPHVMWSDRRDGEDTETVFVRNRATGAGSGDVRLSRARARLATRVSVGAVRTRKLWVKNRGDTVLAGRIGSLSPPFAVAAGEEPFSLEPGELHPIEIEFAPTVTGEFADVLVVRTTDLDTPEISVEVSVTGK; encoded by the coding sequence ATGCAGAAAGCAACCACCACCGGCGGCGGCAGCGCCGTCACGGGCACCGCCGCGCTTCGTCGCGCTCGGAATCTCGCCCTGGCCGCGGCCGTCGCGGGCGGCCTCCTGGCCCCCGCCTACGCGTATGCCGCCGACCCTGTGCCTACTCACGGCGTCGGGGAGGCGTGGGGTCCCGAGGTGCAGGTTACGGCCTCCGGGCTGCGCTCGGCCGGCAGCGTGGGGCGAAAGATCGCGGCCGATTCCACGGGCCGGCTCCATCTGGTGTGGGCCGACCAGCAGGGGTCCTGGTACCGCATTCTCTACGCCCACTCCGACGACGGCGGCGCAACCTGGAGCGAGGGGGTGGACATCGGCGGCAACGAGACGAACCGGCTGCCCGCGCTCGGCGGGAATCTCGCGGTCGGACCGGACGACACGGTGCACGTCGCCTGGAACGACCGCCGCCTGGGCGGCACGTCGCGGATCTTCTACCGGCGCTCCTGCGACCGTGGCGACACCTGGACGGACGAGCCCAACGATGTGAGCGGCGCGGCGGATGCGGATCCGGCTGCGCCGAGCCTGAGCGTCGACCTGCAGGGCCGGGTCCATGTCGCCTGGCACCACGGCAATCCCGATCAAACTACGCCCAAGGCGCAGGTGTACTACGCGCGCTCGACCGACGGCGGCGAGACGTTCTCTGAGCCGATGCGTTTGAGCACCGTCACGACCGAGCACGCGGCCTGGCCTCGGTTCAGCGTCGACGGGACGAGCGGCGAGGTGGTCGCCGTTGTCTGGCGCGACCAGCGGCGCCGGCCCGATTGGGACGTATACCTGGCAGTGTCCAGCGACGGCGGTGAGACGTTCGTCGAACGCGCGGCGATTGCCACCGACGCGCGCGACTGGGACCCGGACGTGCTCGTCGATCCGCTTGGGCCCCTGCACCTCACGTGGACGGTCTTCGACACCGCCAGCGGCGCGCCGCCGAGCGTGCGCTATGCCCGCTCGCCGGATCTGGGCGTCACCTGGGAGGCCGAGACCACCGTCTCCGAGGCGCGAAGCAAGCTCTCCTCCTGGGCTTCGGATCCGTGGCGTGGCGTCCTCTGGCTGTGGTGGAAAGACGAGCGCGACGCGCTTCCGCCGCCGAGTGACGACATCCGCTCCGACGTCGCTCTGCGCTACTCGCTCGACGGCGGCACGACCTGGAGTCCGCTCGAGTTCGCGACCGACGCCGGCGCGGTAGAGGCGCGCTTCCCCGGCATGGGCGTCGGGCCCGACGGGTCGCCGCACGTCATGTGGAGCGATCGGCGCGACGGCGAGGACACCGAGACGGTTTTCGTTCGCAACCGCGCGACGGGTGCCGGGAGCGGCGATGTCCGGCTGTCGCGGGCGCGGGCGCGCCTGGCGACCAGGGTCTCCGTCGGCGCGGTGCGCACCCGGAAGCTCTGGGTCAAGAACCGCGGGGACACGGTGCTCGCCGGCCGCATTGGCTCGCTGTCGCCGCCGTTCGCGGTGGCTGCCGGAGAGGAGCCGTTCTCCCTCGAACCCGGGGAGCTACACCCGATCGAAATCGAGTTTGCGCCGACCGTCACGGGCGAGTTTGCCGACGTCCTCGTCGTGCGGACTACCGATCTCGACACCCCCGAGATCTCGGTGGAGGTTTCGGTCACGGGGAAATAG
- a CDS encoding amino acid ABC transporter ATP-binding protein has protein sequence MVRVRGLRTVIGGAEVVRGVDLEVGRGEVVAILGPSGAGKTTLLRGLNYLTPFTAGEVQVAGCALRPGLSERADAGLLCALRRRVGMVFQSLHLFPHLTALGNVMAAPRHVLGESLEAARAEALRLLARVGLERQAGAYPATLSGGQQQRVAIARALAVRPEVLLFDEPTSALDPGLVGEVLAVVSDLAATGLTLLIVTHHVPFARRVAHRAVVLVAGRVVEDGPAEAVLSAPASAEARALLQLDARQGD, from the coding sequence ATGGTGAGGGTGCGCGGTTTGCGCACGGTTATCGGCGGTGCGGAGGTCGTGCGGGGAGTCGACCTCGAGGTCGGGCGGGGGGAGGTGGTGGCGATTCTGGGACCTTCGGGGGCGGGCAAGACGACGCTGTTGCGCGGATTGAACTACCTGACGCCGTTCACGGCGGGGGAGGTGCAAGTAGCCGGCTGTGCGCTGCGGCCCGGTTTGTCGGAGCGAGCGGATGCGGGGCTGCTGTGCGCGTTGCGCCGGCGGGTGGGCATGGTGTTTCAGAGTCTGCACCTGTTCCCGCACCTGACGGCGTTGGGGAACGTCATGGCGGCGCCGCGGCACGTTCTGGGGGAGTCGTTGGAGGCGGCCCGTGCGGAGGCGCTGCGGCTACTGGCGCGAGTCGGTCTGGAGCGGCAGGCGGGGGCGTATCCGGCAACTTTGTCGGGCGGCCAGCAGCAGCGGGTGGCGATTGCGCGGGCGCTGGCGGTGCGGCCCGAGGTGCTATTGTTCGACGAGCCGACGTCGGCGTTGGACCCGGGGCTGGTGGGTGAGGTGTTGGCGGTCGTGAGCGACCTCGCGGCGACGGGGCTGACGTTGTTGATCGTCACGCACCACGTACCGTTCGCGCGGCGGGTTGCGCACCGTGCGGTGGTGCTGGTGGCGGGTCGGGTTGTGGAGGACGGGCCGGCGGAGGCGGTGTTATCGGCGCCGGCCTCCGCCGAGGCGCGCGCGCTGTTACAGCTCGACGCGCGCCAGGGAGACTAG
- a CDS encoding acetolactate synthase large subunit yields MNGAESMLRTAVAAGVELCLANPGTTEMPLVAMFDRVPGMRAVLGLFEGVCTGAADGYARMAEKPALTLLHLGPGFANGIANLHNARRARSAVVNVIGDHASWHLAVDAPLTSDIESLARPVSHWVRRNRHAAELAGDMADALAAAGSAPGRVATLIVAHDAQYDAAHGAMAPRPLPAAPVDAAAVDRAAVALREGGQPAALLLGGTALLARGQRAAARVAAATGAHLFVEQFPARLDRGAGLPRIDRLPYFPEHVMEVLAPYRTLVLAGAREPVAFFGYAGMPSRLVTAQQTVVPLAVADEHRPPGTEADAGAMLEALADALGAPPEGPALGHTERPALPAGPLAPGTIAAALASVQPERAIVVDEAATTSAAYYAVSAAAPAHTLLTLTGGAIGQGPPCATGAALACPDRPVIDFQADGSGMYTLQALWTQAREGLNVTTLVCANRCYRILQFELMRAGIAEPGPQARALTDLSSPALDWVLLGRGLGVPSVRVETAEALVAALRRALGEPGPHLIEAVL; encoded by the coding sequence ATGAACGGGGCGGAGAGCATGTTGCGTACGGCCGTAGCCGCCGGGGTGGAGCTGTGCCTTGCCAACCCCGGCACCACCGAAATGCCGCTGGTGGCGATGTTCGACCGGGTGCCGGGAATGCGAGCGGTGCTGGGCCTGTTCGAGGGCGTCTGCACCGGGGCCGCGGACGGGTACGCGCGGATGGCCGAGAAGCCGGCGCTGACCCTGCTCCACCTCGGGCCGGGATTTGCGAACGGTATCGCCAATCTTCACAACGCGCGGCGGGCGCGCTCGGCCGTCGTCAACGTCATCGGTGACCATGCGTCCTGGCATCTCGCGGTGGACGCGCCGCTGACCTCAGACATCGAGTCGCTGGCACGTCCGGTATCGCACTGGGTGCGGCGCAACCGGCACGCCGCCGAGCTGGCCGGGGACATGGCCGATGCGCTTGCCGCCGCGGGGAGCGCCCCGGGGCGTGTGGCGACATTGATTGTGGCGCACGACGCCCAGTACGACGCGGCGCACGGGGCGATGGCGCCGCGTCCGCTGCCGGCAGCGCCGGTGGACGCCGCGGCAGTCGACCGCGCTGCGGTAGCCTTGCGTGAGGGCGGCCAGCCGGCGGCCCTGCTGCTCGGAGGCACGGCCCTGCTGGCGCGCGGGCAGCGGGCCGCGGCGCGGGTTGCCGCGGCCACGGGTGCGCATCTGTTCGTCGAGCAGTTTCCGGCGCGTCTCGATCGTGGCGCCGGACTGCCGCGCATTGACCGGCTGCCGTATTTTCCCGAGCACGTCATGGAGGTGCTGGCGCCTTACCGGACTCTCGTACTGGCAGGGGCGCGCGAGCCGGTGGCGTTTTTCGGCTATGCCGGCATGCCGAGCCGGCTGGTGACGGCGCAGCAGACCGTCGTTCCGCTCGCGGTGGCCGACGAGCATCGGCCGCCGGGTACGGAGGCCGATGCCGGTGCGATGCTGGAGGCTCTGGCGGACGCCCTCGGCGCGCCGCCGGAAGGCCCGGCGCTCGGTCATACGGAACGTCCCGCACTACCGGCCGGCCCGCTCGCCCCCGGCACCATAGCGGCGGCGCTGGCGTCGGTGCAGCCGGAGCGGGCCATCGTCGTCGACGAAGCCGCGACGACGAGTGCGGCGTACTATGCGGTCTCCGCCGCCGCACCGGCGCACACGTTGTTGACGCTCACCGGCGGCGCCATCGGCCAGGGGCCGCCGTGCGCCACCGGCGCCGCACTGGCGTGTCCCGATCGGCCCGTGATCGACTTCCAGGCCGACGGCAGCGGCATGTATACGCTGCAAGCGCTCTGGACGCAGGCGCGCGAAGGGCTGAACGTAACGACGCTGGTGTGCGCCAACCGTTGCTACCGAATCCTGCAGTTCGAGCTGATGCGGGCAGGGATCGCCGAGCCGGGGCCGCAGGCGAGGGCGTTGACGGATCTCTCGTCGCCGGCGCTCGACTGGGTGCTGCTCGGCCGTGGCCTCGGCGTGCCGTCGGTGCGCGTGGAGACGGCGGAAGCGCTGGTGGCGGCTTTGCGCCGGGCGCTCGGCGAGCCGGGGCCGCATCTGATCGAGGCGGTGCTCTGA
- a CDS encoding TetR/AcrR family transcriptional regulator has protein sequence MPRARRTTRVPRKVGYHHGDLRHALIEAALAVVERKGVAGLTLREAAERAGVTHAATYRHFPDKAALVAALAERGFRRLREIMEEAIERTAADPVARLLALGTAYMRLADEHPAVFRLMFGSEIADRSKYPSLRTADDVAFAELREAIAACQAAGVVREGNPVRLAMVAWAMTHGIAVGWLDGQFQRRGWHDTTAEEVFLRAATVIFGGLFSGGAAPPAPQGARARPPGTSPSAADPPPPGPPPAPAGTAPHVRRKRPRG, from the coding sequence ATGCCGCGCGCCCGCCGGACAACGCGAGTCCCGCGCAAGGTAGGGTACCATCACGGCGACCTGCGCCACGCGCTGATCGAGGCAGCGCTGGCGGTAGTCGAGCGGAAAGGCGTGGCTGGACTCACGTTGCGCGAGGCGGCGGAACGCGCCGGCGTAACGCACGCCGCAACCTACCGGCACTTTCCCGACAAGGCGGCGCTGGTTGCGGCACTCGCCGAGCGCGGCTTTCGCCGCCTGCGCGAGATCATGGAGGAGGCGATCGAGCGGACGGCCGCGGATCCGGTGGCGCGGCTCCTTGCTCTGGGCACGGCGTACATGCGCCTTGCCGACGAGCATCCCGCGGTCTTCCGTCTCATGTTCGGCTCCGAGATCGCCGATCGGTCGAAATACCCGTCGCTCCGCACCGCCGACGATGTCGCGTTCGCCGAGCTGCGCGAGGCGATCGCCGCCTGTCAGGCGGCGGGTGTCGTGCGCGAGGGGAATCCCGTGCGCCTCGCCATGGTCGCCTGGGCGATGACACATGGCATCGCTGTCGGCTGGCTCGACGGGCAGTTTCAGCGCCGCGGCTGGCACGACACGACGGCGGAAGAGGTCTTCCTTCGCGCCGCGACGGTGATCTTTGGCGGGCTTTTCAGCGGCGGCGCGGCGCCGCCCGCGCCACAAGGCGCCCGTGCGAGACCGCCGGGAACATCGCCTTCTGCAGCCGACCCGCCGCCGCCAGGGCCGCCTCCGGCGCCCGCGGGTACCGCGCCCCACGTACGCCGGAAACGCCCGCGTGGCTAA